The Streptomyces fungicidicus nucleotide sequence CGTCGCTCGACGGCTGAGTGCCAAGGCGTCGGCCCCGGACGGTGGACCACCGTCCGGGGCCGACGTGTTCCCGGACCGGAACCCATTTTTGAACATGTTCAATACGAGGCGTACGCTGCTGCCATGAGCGACAGAGCCGCCCTGCTCAAGGGCATCCGCGCCTGGCTGGTGTTCTTCGTCGTGTGCCTGGTGCTCAGCGGCGCCACGGCCTTCCCTCTGGTGCACGAACTGCGCTGGACCGAGGACCTGCTCCGGTCCCTGTCGGCGCCGGAGCACCTCCCCGGCCTCATGGACTGGATCGTGCGGGTCCGCCAGGGACTCGACAGCGCCGACGCCGAGTACCCGTTCCTCCTCTACGGCACCGACTGGCTCGCCTTCGCCCACCTCGTGATCGCGGTCGCCTTCTACGGCCCCTACCGCGACCCGGTCCGCAACGTCTGGGTCGTCGAGTTCGGCATGATCGCCTGCGCCGGCATCATCCCGCTCGCCCTCGTCTGCGGCCCGCTCCGCGGCATCCCCTTCTGGTGGAGCGTCATCGACATGGCGTTCGGGGTGTTCGGCGTCATCCCGCTGTACGCCGTACGGAAGAAGATCAAGAGGCTGGAGGCGCTCACGCCGAACCCGGTCCCGGCACCGGCTGTCTGAGGGGCGGCCGCCCTCAGGGCTCCCGGCTCGTGGCGCGCAGCGCGTGCAGGAGGTCGACGCGGTTGGTGGTGATGGAGTCGGCGCCCAGGGCCAGCAGACGGCGCAGCGAGCGGCGGGTGTCCGGGGTCCAGACGGAGAGCAGGTGGCCGCCGCGGTGGACGCGGTCGGCGAGGTCCCGGTCCACCAGGCCGAAGCGGTAGTTGAGCCAGCGCGGGCGGACCGCCTCCAGCAGGCCGGCCCTCGGCGGGGCCAGAGACGTCCAGGTGAGGGCGATCTCCGCGGCCGGGTCCGCCGCGCGCACGGCCAGCATCGCCTGCGCGCCCGCGCAGTAGTGGACCCGCTCCTGGGCACCCTGTCCGCGTACCGCGTCCACCACCCGGCGCACCGCGCGGACGTCCGGGCCGCCGGGCAGGTCGATCATCACCCGGCTGCCCTCCGTCGCCGCCAGCGCGTCGGAGAGCGAGGGCACGCCGCCGTCGGTGACCCCGCGCACCTCCTCCCAGGACAGCGCCGCCAGCGGACGGTCGTGCTCCCAGAGCCGCTTCAGCGTGGCGTCGTGCAGCAGCACCGGGACGCCGTCCCGGGTGAGGCGTACGTCGATCTCGACCGCGTCCGCGCCGCGCCGGAGGGCGGAGCGCAGCGAGGCGAGCGTGTTCTCACGGACGCGGTACGGGTCGCCGCGGTGCGCCACGGCGGTCACGTTCTGCATGGCGGCCCTTCGGGGTGGTCAGGAGGCGAGCCAGGACGCGGTGTGGGCGTCGATCTCGGACACCAGCCGCGCCTTGCCCGCCGGGTCCAGGAACGAGGCCTCGACCGCGTTCCTCGCCAGGTCGGCCAGCCCCCGCTCGTCGAGGTCCAGCAGCCGGGCGGCGACCGCGTACTCGTTGTTGAGGTCGGTGCCGAACATCGGCGGGTCGTCGGAGTTGACGGTCACCAGGACGCCGGCCTCCACGAACCGCTTCATCGGGTGCTCGTCGAGCGTGGCGACCGCGCGGGTGGCGATGTTGGAGGTGGGGCACACCTCCAGCGGGATGCGCCGCTCGGCCAGGTGCCGGAGCAGTTCCGGGTCGCGGGCGGAGCTGGTGCCGTGCCCGATGCGCTCGGCGCCCAGTTCGTTCAGCGCGTCCCAGACCGTCTGCGGGCCGGTGGTCTCGCCGGCGTGCGGCACGGAGTGCAGCCCGGCGGCGATCGCGCGGTCGAAGAACGGCTTGAACTGCGGGCGCGGGACGCCGATCTCCGGTCCGCCGAGACCGAAGGAGACCAGCCCCTCCGGGCGCAGCCGGTCGTCGGTGGCGAGCCGCGCGGTCTCCTCGGCGGACTCCAGCCCGGCCTCGCCGGGGATGTCGAAGCACCAGCGCAGCACGGTGCCGAACTCGGCCTCCGCCGCCTTGCGGGCGTCCTCGATCGCGGCCATGAAGGCGCCCTCGTCGATGCCGCGCCGGGTGGAGGAGAACGGGGTGATGGTCAGCTCGGCGTACCGCACCTGCTGGCGGGCCAGTTCGCGCGCCACCTCGTAGGTGAGCAGCCGGACGTCCTCGGGGGTGCGGATGAGGTCGACGACGGACAGGTACACCTCGATGAAGTGGGCGAAGTCCGTGAAGGTGAAGTAGTCGGCCAGGGCCTCGGGGTCGGTGGGCACCTTGGAGTCGGGGTGGCGCGCGGCCAGCTCCGAGACGATGCGGGGGGAGGCGGACCCGACGTGGTGCACGTGCAGCTCGGCCTTGGGCAGTCCGGCGATGAACGCCCGCAGATCGCGTGAGACGCGCGGCTCGACGAGATGGTCGGTCAAGGGTTCCTCCCCGGAACGGCGCCCCGGGCCGCACGGGCGGCGGGGCGCGGGTGATCGGCTGATCGGTGACTCGGGGTCATCGTAGGCGGTGGGCGGGGGTCGAGGGCCCGGCCGGTGCGGCGGACCCGTAGCATGACCGGACGATCGAGGCCAGGGGGGACTGCCAGATGACGGACGCGACGCAGCCGGGCGGGGACAGCGCGAGCGCGGACGACCCCTGGGCGGCCCCGGAGCGCAGGACCTCGCTGGACAAGGGCGCCGCCTCCGGCACGGGGAGACCGTCCGTGCACGACCAGCCCACCGTCACCTCGATGCCGGGCGCCGGTTTCGCCCCGCCCGCCGGAGGTACTCCGCCGGGCGGCACCGCACCGGGCGGCCCCGGGCCGTTCGACGCCATGGGCTCCGCGGTGCCCCCGCCGCCCGTCGCGCCCACCGGCCCCGGTGCCCCCGGCGGCTACGGCTACCCCGGCTACCCGACGGGCGGCTACGGCTGGCCCGGCATGCCGATGCAGCGGCAGAACGGCATGGGCGTCGCGGCCATGGTGCTCGGCATTCTGGCCTGCTGCCTGTTCTGCCTCTACGGCGTGGTCTCCGTCGTCCTCGGCATCCTCGCGATCGTCTTCGGCATCAAGGGCCGGCAGAAGGCCGAGCAGGGCCTGGCCGACAACCACGGACAGGCCCAGGCGGGCCTGATCATGGGCATCATCGGCCTCGTCCTGGGCGTCGCCGTGATCGTCCTGATAGCGATCGGCGTCACCGCCGCCATCAACAGCGTCCCGGACGACTGGGAGGACGAGGGCTCCTACGGCGCCCACCGCCCGGTGGCCACCGCTCCCGCCCTGCGCTGACCTTCCCGAAGGCGTCCTGAGGGGCGGACGGGATCACTATGATTGCCGGGTCAGTAAACGGAGGGGAGAGCGTTTTCATGTCCGGCACCAATCCCGCACCCGGTGGATTCGGGCCGCCGTCCCAGCCCCCGCAGCAGCCGGGGGGTCCCGGCTACGGCTACCCGCAGTCCGGCCCGTCCTACGGGTACCCCGGGGGCCCCGCGCCGCAGGGCATGCCCCCCGCGCCCTACCCCCCGTCGCCCGGCTACGCGATGCCCGTGCAGCCGAGCAACGGAATGGGCACCACCGGTCTGGTCCTGGGCATCATCGGCGTGGTCTGCAGCCTCACGTTCTTCCTGTGGTTCTTCGGCGTGGTCCTGGGCATCCTGGCGATCATCTTCGGCGCCATCGGCCGCGGGAAGGCGACCCGCGGCGAGGCCACCAACAAGGGCGCGGCGACCGCCGGCCTCGTCTGCGGCATCGTGGCCACGGTGATCCTGCCGCTGCTCGGCATCGCGCTCTTCGCCAGCGTCATGGGAGGGATCGGCGCCGCCTCCTGATCCAGGCCGCCGTATCTCCGAGGGCCGGTCCGACGGGACCGGCCCTCCGCCGTCCGCGAAGGCGCCCGCCCGGCCGGTGCTCAGCCCGCGCGCAGCCGGGCGCGGGCCTCCATCAGCGCGAACCCCAGCAGGTTCGGCCCCCGCCACCGCTCCGGGTCCGCCGCCCCCTCGTCGTGCGCCGCGGGGCCGATGCCCCACACCCGGTCCACCGGGCTCGCCTCGACCAGGACGCGGTCCCCGGTGCCCAGCAGGAACGCCCGCAGGTCGTCGTGCGCCGCGAACTTGTGCACGCTGCCCTCGACGACGACGCCGAACCGCTCCCGGCGCCATATCGCCTCGTCGAAGCCCCGCACCAGCCGCCCCGCCTTCTTCGCCTGAGCGGGATGCTCCGCGGCCAGCACCCGCCGCTCGCCCTCCGGGTCCGCGAACAGCCTGGCCTTGGCCGCCATCATCCAGTGCTCGGCGGTCGCGTACTCCACGCCGTCCACCGTGAACGGCGACGGCCACCACTGGCTCAGACAGCTCGCCCCGACCCGGCCGTCGGGCAGCGGCCGGTGCCCCCAGAAGTGGAGGTACCTGACCCTCGCCCCGGCCCGCAGCGCCTCGGTCAGCGCCTCCCTGGAACCGATCGTCCCCGTCGTCCCGCTCACCGCCACCCCCGTGATCTCTCCCTGCACGCCGAGTCTGCCACCCACCACTGACACTCCGTCCTGCCTTTTCCGTGGCTACTCGACACCTGGTCGACAGATTCCGTCGCGTAACCAAAAGGCAACAACGGAATCACTTGTTGGAGTCCCATTGCTCTGTCAGGATCGGCACTCAAATCGAGCTGGAGCCACGCCGCCCCCTCTCGGGGACACGGAGGAGAGCGACATGCACAACCCGGGCAACGCCACCCCGGAACGATTTCCCGCCCAGGACCGCTTCGCCCAGGGCGCGCAGTTCATCGCGGGACGCGTGACCAAGGGCTCCTCGGGCCGCACCCACGCGGTCGTCGACCCGGCCACCGGCGCGGAGGTGTACACCTACGAACTCGCCGGCGCCGACGACGTCGACGCGGCCGTGGCCGCCGCGCGGGAGGCGTTCCCCGCCTGGGCCGGCGCCACCCCCGGGGAGCGCTCGGACGCCCTGCACCGGTTCGCCGCCGTCGTCGCCGACCGCGCGGAGGAGTTCGCCCGCGCGGAGTTGCTGCAGTGCGGCAAGCCGCTGAAGCTGACCCGTGAGTTCGACGTCCCCGGCACGATCGACAACATCGCCTACTTCGCCGGCGCCGCCCGCAGCCTGCAGGGCCAGTCGGCCGGCGAGTACTCCGGCGACCACACCTCGTACGTCCGCCGCGAACCCATCGGCGTCGTCGGCTCCGTCGCCCCCTGGAACTACCCCCTGCAGATGGCCGCCTGGAAGATCCTCCCGGCCATCGCCGCGG carries:
- a CDS encoding glycerophosphodiester phosphodiesterase; the protein is MQNVTAVAHRGDPYRVRENTLASLRSALRRGADAVEIDVRLTRDGVPVLLHDATLKRLWEHDRPLAALSWEEVRGVTDGGVPSLSDALAATEGSRVMIDLPGGPDVRAVRRVVDAVRGQGAQERVHYCAGAQAMLAVRAADPAAEIALTWTSLAPPRAGLLEAVRPRWLNYRFGLVDRDLADRVHRGGHLLSVWTPDTRRSLRRLLALGADSITTNRVDLLHALRATSREP
- a CDS encoding adenosine deaminase, which encodes MTDHLVEPRVSRDLRAFIAGLPKAELHVHHVGSASPRIVSELAARHPDSKVPTDPEALADYFTFTDFAHFIEVYLSVVDLIRTPEDVRLLTYEVARELARQQVRYAELTITPFSSTRRGIDEGAFMAAIEDARKAAEAEFGTVLRWCFDIPGEAGLESAEETARLATDDRLRPEGLVSFGLGGPEIGVPRPQFKPFFDRAIAAGLHSVPHAGETTGPQTVWDALNELGAERIGHGTSSARDPELLRHLAERRIPLEVCPTSNIATRAVATLDEHPMKRFVEAGVLVTVNSDDPPMFGTDLNNEYAVAARLLDLDERGLADLARNAVEASFLDPAGKARLVSEIDAHTASWLAS
- a CDS encoding DUF4190 domain-containing protein, with translation MTDATQPGGDSASADDPWAAPERRTSLDKGAASGTGRPSVHDQPTVTSMPGAGFAPPAGGTPPGGTAPGGPGPFDAMGSAVPPPPVAPTGPGAPGGYGYPGYPTGGYGWPGMPMQRQNGMGVAAMVLGILACCLFCLYGVVSVVLGILAIVFGIKGRQKAEQGLADNHGQAQAGLIMGIIGLVLGVAVIVLIAIGVTAAINSVPDDWEDEGSYGAHRPVATAPALR
- a CDS encoding DUF4190 domain-containing protein, translated to MSGTNPAPGGFGPPSQPPQQPGGPGYGYPQSGPSYGYPGGPAPQGMPPAPYPPSPGYAMPVQPSNGMGTTGLVLGIIGVVCSLTFFLWFFGVVLGILAIIFGAIGRGKATRGEATNKGAATAGLVCGIVATVILPLLGIALFASVMGGIGAAS
- a CDS encoding NADAR family protein, which produces MQGEITGVAVSGTTGTIGSREALTEALRAGARVRYLHFWGHRPLPDGRVGASCLSQWWPSPFTVDGVEYATAEHWMMAAKARLFADPEGERRVLAAEHPAQAKKAGRLVRGFDEAIWRRERFGVVVEGSVHKFAAHDDLRAFLLGTGDRVLVEASPVDRVWGIGPAAHDEGAADPERWRGPNLLGFALMEARARLRAG